A stretch of Primulina tabacum isolate GXHZ01 chromosome 13, ASM2559414v2, whole genome shotgun sequence DNA encodes these proteins:
- the LOC142522405 gene encoding myosin-binding protein 2-like, with the protein MAANKFATMLHRNTDRVSLVLVYAVLEWILIALLLLNSVFSYLIVKFAQYFGLKTPCLWCTRLDHMFDPAKREKNVHRDLLCEVHSKEVSNLGFCSNHQRLVEYQDMCEDCLSSRPEFKCGSKNFLSFVKDFCENDEVNVSCSCCGVVLDRSNNENHDVYSSYVLLKTLSSDVLECAHKENSAADFGENLSDSATDLCENEMVFEYRNKNQMLSELEEEKKKEAFMEESVNMITKDKSVQVCVEEDGNFGEISSQHLEFFLDYSGHRLVPIELVDSITEENQSNGNIMFEDFYDTKVQDFGLEGEFRVGKDGFLLDFDINEDPKFEEEFENSADFRVPQFPYDASEFQELEVIGEETCPSILIAFEEVAQMGNNENEADISIGTEIPDLDITDEIQNQESFLFDESINEGPSKSSLIQNEEEPHVTMKLEEQVVNLKPLSSKERDHVLNNQPSVYSDLCEIEEDKVPYTPTSMDSLNHLHKKILLQERKDPGTEESFDGSVTSELDGGDGVVTVERLKAMLRADRKTLLALYAELEEERSASATAANQTMAMINRLQEEKAAMQMEALQYQRMMEEQSEYDQEALELLNELMVKKEKEKLEVEKEFEVCRKKLLDYETKQKIMVLKRSKNESARSGHGSGSCSNSEDSDGSFTSLDLNREAKVEEGFNGNQEYTPADAVVSLEESLADFEDERFSILEQLKILEEKLGTMDDDKGQRFEDVRDMEDSVRQENYHSNGFMINGKHDQQSRISSQKGKMLLPLFEEISDEKEDEMLHGNINWIESNGLHDAFESTPGMEDKNLAIEEEVDHLYERLQAFEADREFLKHCISSLNKGEKGMDLLQEILHHLRDLRNVELRSRNLSGNSML; encoded by the exons ATGGCTGCAAACAAATTTGCAACCATGTTACACAGAAACACAGACAGGGTTTCACTTGTTCTTGTCTACGCAGTTCTTGAATGGATTTTGATTGCCCTTTTGTTGCTGAATTCTGTGTTTTCTTATCTGATCGTCAAATTTGCTCAGTATTTTGGCCTGAAAACTCCATGCCTATGGTGCACGAGGCTTGATCATATGTTTGATCCTGCTAAAAGGGAGAAGAATGTGCACAGAGATCTTCTCTGTGAAGTTCATTCCAAGGAGGTTTCTAATCTGggattttgttcaaatcatcaGAGATTGGTTGAATATCAAGATATGTGTGAGGATTGCTTGTCATCGAGACCGGAATTCAAGTGTGGGTCGAAGAATTTTTTGTCGTTTGTGAAAGATTTTTGTGAAAATGATGAGGTGAATGTGAGCTGTTCTTGTTGTGGGGTTGTCTTGGATAGAAGTAATAATGAGAATCATGATGTGTATTCCTCTTATGTGTTGCTTAAAACATTATCGTCGGATGTTTTGGAATGTGCCCACAAAGAGAATTCGGCTGCAGATTTTGGTGAAAATTTGTCAGATTCTGCTACTGATTTGTGTGAGAATGAAATGGTTTTCGAGTATAGGAATAAAAATCAGATGCTTTCTGAGCTGGAGGAGGAGAAAAAGAAGGAAGCTTTCATGGAAGAAAGCGTAAATATGATAACGAAAGATAAATCTGTCCAAGTTTGTGTTGAAGAAGATGGTAATTTTGGTGAAATATCTTCTCAGCATTTGGAGTTCTTTCTAGACTACAGTGGTCATAGGCTCGTTCCAATCGAACTGGTGGATTCGATAACCGAAGAAAATCAGAGTAATGGGAATATTATGTTTGAAGATTTTTATGACACGAAGGTTCAAGATTTTGGTTTGGAAGGTGAATTTCGGGTCGGAAAGGATGGTTTTTTGCTTGATTTTGATATAAATGAGGATCCTAAGTTTGAAGAAGAGTTCGAAAACTCTGCTGATTTTCGTGTACCTCAATTCCCATACGATGCCAGTGAATTTCAGGAACTGGAAGTAATAGGAGAAGAAACATGTCCAAGTATTCTGATAG CTTTTGAGGAAGTTGCTCAAATGGGGAATAATGAAAATGAAGCAGACATCTCCATAGGAACAGAAATCCCTGACTTGGATATCACAGATGAAATACAAAATCAAGAATCTTTTCTTTTTGATGAATCCATAAACGAAGGCCCTTCAAAAAGTTCTTTGATTCAAAACGAAGAAGAACCTCATG TTACTATGAAACTTGAGGAACAGGTGGTAAACTTGAAGCCATTATCGAGTAAAGAAAGGGATCATGTCCTGAACAATCAGCCGTCTGTTTACTCGGATTTATGCGAGATTGAAGAAGATAAGGTTCCCTATACGCCTACTTCCATGGACAGCCTCAATCACCTGCACAAGAAAATACTACTGCAGGAAAGGAAAGATCCTGGGACCGAAGAATCTTTCGATGGAAGCGTGACAAGTGAATTAGACGGCGGTGATGGAGTCGTTACAGTTGAGCGGTTGAAAGCTATGCTGAGAGCTGACCGTAAGACTTTGCTGGCTTTATATGCCGAGCTTGAAGAAGAGAGAAGTGCCTCTGCCACAGCAGCAAACCAAACGATGGCTATGATAAACAGACTCCAAGAAGAGAAAGCGGCAATGCAGATGGAAGCATTGCAGTATCAAAGAATGATGgaagaacaatctgaatatGATCAAGAAGCCTTAGAATTGTTGAATGAACTCATGGTGAAGAAAGAGAAGGAAAAATTGGAGGTCGAAAAGGAATTCGAAGTGTGTAGAAAGAAGCTTTTGGATTATGAAACAAAACAGAAGATAATGGTATTGAAAAGAAGCAAAAATGAAAGTGCTAGAAGTGGACATGGTTCAGGTTCGTGCAGCAATAGCGAGGACAGCGATGGATCGTTTACATCTCTTGATTTGAATAGGGAGGCGAAAGTAGAGGAGGGCTTTAATGGGAATCAAGAATATACTCCTGCTGATGCGGTTGTGAGCTTGGAGGAATCTCTAGCAGATTTTGAGGATGAGAGATTCTCAATACTTGAGCAGCTCAAGATCTTGGAAGAAAAGTTAGGGACAATGGACGATGACAAGGGGCAACGTTTTGAGGATGTTCGAGACATGGAAGACAGTGTACGTCAAGAAAACTATCATTCAAATGGTTTTATGATCAATGGGAAACATGACCAGCAGAGTAGAATCAGCAGTCAAAAGGGAAAAATGCTTCTTCCACTTTTCGAAGAAATTAGTGATGAAAAGGAAGACGAGATGCTACATGGAAACATCAACTGGATCGAGTCAAATGGGTTGCATGATGCTTTTGAATCGACGCCCGGAATGGAAGACAAGAATCTTGCAATTGAAGAGGAAGTGGATCATCTATATGAGAGGCTACAAGCATTTGAAGCAGATAGAGAGTTCTTAAAGCACTGTATTAGTTCACTGAACAAAGGTGAAAAGGGAATGGATCTCCTTCAAGAAATCTTACACCATCTACGTGATCTACGCAACGTTGAGCTTCGATCACGAAATTTAAGTGGAAATTCAATGCTATGA